Sequence from the Brevundimonas sp. SGAir0440 genome:
CAGGCCGCAGCTCCCGCCTCCAGCCAGTTGTTCATGCTGGTGGGCGCCCTGATCCTGATCCCGATCATCCTGGCCTACACCGCCTATGCCTACTGGGTGTTCCGCGGCAAGGTCGGCGACGACGGTTACCACTGATGCGTCGCGGCTCCACAAACGGGCTCCGGCAGGGCCTCTGGTTCGTCGCGCTCTGGGCGCTGGGCGTGGGCGTCCTGGGCATCGTCGCCTATCTTCTGCGCGGCGTTCTCAAGCTGGCCGGGGGGTGAGCCCGCAGGCGCCGAACCGCTGGCCCTGGCCGCCGCTCATCACGGGCGGCGCCATCCTTGTCGCGCTCATCATGGCGCGTCTATGGGCCCCGCCCGCCCTCTCCACAGGCGCCTTCGCCGCTGGCGGCCTCCTGGTCGGGCTCGCCCTTGGTTTGGACCTCTGGGCCATGCTGGAGATGCGGCGGCGGCGCGCCAACATCCTGCCGCACCGGGCGGCGACCGCTCTGGTCACGACCGGTCCGTTCGCCTGGAGCCGCAACCCGATCTATCTCGCTAACGGCCTGCTGCTGCTCGGCCTCGGCGGCCTGTTCGACAACGCCTGGTTCTTCGTGGCCGCCCCCGTCGCCGCCTTCGCCACCGACCGCCTCGCCATCCGGCGCGAGGAACGACACCTGGCGGCCCTCTTCGGCGCGGCGTGGTCCGTGTACGTCGGCCGGGTGCGCCGCTGGCTGGGCCGGCGGATGACGTCGTGATCCCCTTTCGCCCGGCCCACAGACGCCTCCTATCCCGTCGCTTCGTCACTACCGTGAGGTTACGGGGCGCGGCATGTGAACCAAGCAGCTATGCTCCGCTCATTACTCCGCAATCATCTCGTCAGGGGCCGCCTTATGACTGCCCCTCACTCCCACTCGATTGCTCTAAGCTGGACAAAATTATGAATTAGTTGGTTTTTTCGCGGCTCGTCTACTTTAACACCGGCTCGCCGCCCGACTGTTCGGTTTGGTTTTGAAAACATTGGATAAATAGACCGATGTAAAAACCGCGTGATCGCGCAATCTTTCGAGACGTATTGACAATCTCAAATTCGAATTAACGATCGATTCTTGCGCATTCACTTGCCGCCGCTAGACTAGCATGAGCAGAACCTACATCGCCATCGCTGACGCCGGCAGAGCGTAGTCCATAACCAGCATCCAGATCGCCATGGCGATCATCATCAGGTTCTCGGTCAGGGATAGGAAGCCAAGCGGCACATTGCTGTCTCCACCGACGCAGGCGCATTTCAGTTCGCGCTTGTCGATGTAGACGGCCTTGAAGACCGAGGCCGCGCCAATGCCGCCGATGAACAGGGCCACCGGGACCGATAACCAGGTCAGGACGCCCGCGACCATCAACGCGCCTGCCCCGAACTCGGCGAACGGATAGACCTTGCCGTACGGCACCCACCGCTTGGCCAGCAGGTCGTAGTTCAGGAACATGGATGAGAAGCTCTCGATGTTCTGGAGCTTCAGCATGGCCAGGGCCATCATCGACAGGGCGATAAACCACTCCCCTGCCCGCACGGTGAACGGCGTGCCAAAAATCGTCAGGCTGAGCATCGTCGCCATCACGGCCGTGGTCAGGAAGACGACGAGGACCGGCGTGTAGGTGGTCGCCTTGGGATCGCGGACCTTGAGACCGAGATAGCGGCGCAGGTCGTCGTGGCCGCCGACACGCTGGCCGTCGATGAAGACCTGAGGCGTGGTCTTGACGCCGTGCTCGGCCTTGAAGGCGTCGGTCTGCTCGCGAGTGGTGAGCCAGTGGTCCTCGACCTTGTAGCCCCGGCTCTTGAGCAGATGCCGGGCCTTGAGCCCCCACGGACAGGTGTGGTCAGGCATCACCATCCGATAGATGACAGCGGTCTTGGTCATTGCAGGCTCCTTGATCTTCTAATCCGAGCTGCAGCTCTTAAGTTCCGTACCTAGATACGGAGTCAAGCATGAACGTTCGGACGATCGCAGGGTTGGCGCGAGACGGCGGCGTCGGGGTGGAGACTGTCCGCTTTTATCAGCGTCGCGGATTGCTTTCGACGCCCGACAGATGGTCGCGTGATGGCGCCGGCGCGGGCGTTCGACGCTATGGCGAGGAGGACGTGCGCCAGCTGAGGTTCATTCGCTCCGCACAGACGGCGGGCTTCACCCTCGAGCAGATCAAAGAGTTGTTATCGCTCGACGCTGGCGAAGATCGCACGCGCGCCCGTGCGTTGGCCGCGGAGAGGCTGGAGGCGCTGGATCGAACCATCTCCGATCTTGAGGGGGCGAGAGCGGCGTTGCGCCGACTGGCGAGCGCTTGCGCGGCGAACGACAGCGGACCGTGTCCGATCATTTCGGCCTTTCAGGGTGAAGAGGTTTGAAATCCTGCCCTGTCTTGGCGAACGGGGTGAGAGGGTTGGCAGCCGTCCCGCCTGGGAAAAACAACCCGACTGCGTAGCCGCGAAGCGGGAGGACCGGAACGTCCCGTTTCCAGAACTGTTCGTTGATCATCACTTCCGGAGAACGAAGATGTCGATCAAGCTGAACGCCGGTCTGGCCACCGCCGCCCTGTCAGTGCTCCTGACCGCGTGCAATCCTGCGGGACAGGCCGATAAAACCGCGACGGCCGACTCGGGGTCGGCGGCCGAACACAGCGCTCCGGCGGTCCAGCCGATGGCGGGGCCCGAGACGCCCTATTCCGCCTCCGAACAGCAGATGCATCAGGCCATGATGCAGGCGCACGGCGCGGACCCGCAGGAGACCTATGCCCTGAAGATGATCGAGCACCACCGGGGCGCCATCGCCATGTCGGAGGTCCTGATGCGCGAAAACCCGGACGCTGCGCTCCGCGAGATGGCCGAAAAGACGATTACGATGCAGCGCCAGGAGATTACGGCACTGGAGCAGTGGGTCGCGCAACATCGGTCCGCCGCAGCAACCCCCGCTTCGGGTTCGGTCCAGCCCGGAGCCTGATGCGGCACGATTGCGCGCGGGGACTGGTCCGCCCGCGCGTATCTGCTTTTGAACGGCGTCGATCGTCGGCGTCTGTCCGCCGGCGGGAGTCCCTCATGCACGACAAGAGCTATCGCAACCTCGCGATTGAACTCATCGTCCACTTCATCATCATGTATTTGGTGATGTTCACGATGATCGCGACGCTTGATCACTTCAACTTCAATCTGAACAATCTCTACATGACGCTGATGATGGTCGCGCCGATGGCTGTCCTCATGCTGGTTCTGATGCGCGAGATGTACCCGAACAATCGGCTCAACCTCGCCATTGGGCTGGCCTCGGTGGTCATCTTCGCGGGCAGCTTCTACGCCATGCGCACCCAGGCGGCGATCGGCGACAAGGAACTCATTCGAGGAATGATCCCCCACCACTCCGGCGCGATCCTGATGTGCGGCAAGGCCAAGCTGAGCGACCCGGAACTGGTCGCGCTGTGCGCAGAGATCGTCGAGGCCCAGAAGCGCGAGATCCGACAGATGCAGGCCATTCAGGATCGGCTTTGACGGCCTTTCCGGCGGGACGCGTCCGCTGGCCTCGCCAACTCGCCATTCCCGTTCGACGAGGCTTCCCACGCCGCCCCAGTGTTGTCGTCGGTTTCAAGGCGTGAGGTCGGCCAGCGTCGGCCGCCGTTGACGAGGGGAAAGTCGACGCGCCGCGTAGACTAGTCGAAAGCCGGACCGGCCAATCGCCAGGAGACCCAGTATGCGTGCGTTTAACCCCGTTCCCTATGTCGCCCTGGCGGCCGCGGTCGTCCTCGCCGCAGGACCTGCAGCAGCTCACGCTCGTCTTGTCAGCGCCACGCCCGCGCCGAACGCCACAGTCGGTGCGACCCGCACGCTGACCTTGACCTTCAGCGAGCGCTCTGTGCCTGCGTTCTCCGGTTTCGACGTGGTCAACTCGGCCGGCGAGAAGCTCGCGATCCGCACTTCGGTCGCTGAAGACGGCAAGACCCTGACCGGGACTCTGACGCGACCGCTGACTGCCGGCGCCTATCGCATCGACTGGCGCATCGCCTCGAGCGACGGTCACCGCATGACCGGCTCGTACACCTTCACGGTGCGCTGACGCCGTGCTCGAGATCGCGGTCGTCGCGCTCCGGTGGCTCCAGTACGCCGGGGCCGTCGTCCTTCTCGGGACGCCGTTGTTCCTGCTCTACACCTTCAGGCCCGCCGACGGCGTTGATCTCACCTGGTCGCGAGGGCTCCTGATAGGGTCAGGTTTGGTGGTCGTCGCGAGCGCGCTCCTGGCGCTACTTGCACAGACAGCGGTCATGGCGGGCTCGCTGGCGGAAGCCACCAAGCCTGCGTCGCTGTCTTTCATGGTCACCGGCACGGCCTTGGGGAAGGCCATGGTCGCCCGAGCCGCCCTCGCCCTCGCGGCCGTCGTCGCGGTCCTGGCCTTGAGACCGGGCAAGACGGCCTGGAGCCTCTCGCTAGGCCTCGGGCTCATCGTGGTCGCGAGCTTCGCTTGGACAGGCCACGGCGCGGCGACAGAAGGCTCCGAGGGCCTGGTCCACCTCGCCTCTGACATCGTCCATTCCGTCGGTGCTGCCCTTTGGCTTGGCGCTCTGGTGGCGCTGACGATCCTGTTGCGGCGCCGCCCGGGGGTCGACGACGAAATCCTCCACCGCGCCCTGTATGGGTTCTCGGGCCTCGGCACGCTCGCCGTAGCCCTGCTCGTGGCCACCGGTCTCGCGAACAGCTGGTTCCTCATCGGACCGGAGCGTATCTGGAACCTTGGCGAAAGCCTCTACGGACAGCTTCTGATCGCCAAGCTGGCGCTCTTCGTGCTGATGCTGGGCCTGGCGGCGGACAACCGTTTCCGCCTGACACCCTCCCTACGTCTGGAGCTGGAGCACCCGGGACAGTCGATCTCGGCGGTTCGACGGCTGCGGCGCAGTATCGTCACGGAGACGGCCCTCGGGCTCGTCGTCCTCGCCGTCGTCGCGCTTATGGGCACCCTCCCTCCGCCGATCGCGACGTGAGCCGACGATCAAGGGGCCCGCGGAGCGGAGCGCCGCTGCGGTCGCGGCGCCCTTCTCCGAGAGAGCTTGTCACGTCCGACCCTCGGGCGTCCCGGATCCCGGCTTAAGCGAACATATACGGTCTGAACGCCACGCGCTTTCCCACTGATGCGTTCAAACCGGAGAGGCGGCCTACCGCGGAGCGCGCGAGGACCAGTGAATGTGATGGATGCGCCAGCCGTCCGCGTGGCGCTTCAGCACCATGGTTTCCGTTGTCAGACGGTCCACGGCGCGTCCGTTGAACTGACCGGTGGTGCGGCCTTCGCTGGTGATCCAGGCCACATCGCCGTCCGCCCAGCCGGATCTGCGGCTTACGGTAGCGTCCGACGCGGCCGCAAAGGCGGCGTCCGACGCAAGATGGTGGGAGGCGTATTCGTCGCGCGAGCGCTCCGCTCCGCCCTCTTCAAAGATCATCACGTCCGGGGCCAGAAGCGACAGGGCGGCGGAGGTGTCGCCGGCCTTGAGCGCGGCATGGAAGGCATCGACGGTCGTGGCCGCGTCCGTCGCTTCCGCGCTGATCGACCCCGCGGTCTGGGCATGGCCGTGGGAATGGTCCTGCGCGACGGCGGGCGTCACCGACAGGACGGCGAGAGAGAGGGCGAGAACGAGAGGTTTGGGGGACATGATGGGCTCCGGCTTATGAATCAGGTGAGACAGGGTCAGGTCAGGTGGGCGGGTTGTGACGGGCGAACACCCGCGTCGCGCCGGAGCGAAGCACCAGCAGCGTGTCGTAAGGGTCCTTGTGTCCCTGCGGCGTCTCCATGCCGGGCGAACCAAGGGGCATGGCCGGCACCGCGAGACCGAGCGCTGCCGGCCGCTCGGCGAGCAACCGTATGACGTCCCCTGCCGGGACATGGCCCTCTACGACATAGCCATCAACCAACCCGGTGTGGCAGGAGGCCAGACTGTCCGGAAGCCCCCGGCTGCTGCGGACGGATTGGAGGCTCGGCAGAACGGTGATGGTCGTGGTGAAGCCGGCCTCCCGCATGTGCGAGATCCAGGCGTCGCAGCACGCACAGGTCGGCGTCTTGAAGACCGTGAGGGTTCTCGACGACTGGGTCTGGGCGCACGCGGTTCCGGTCAGTGCGACACTGACGGCGGCGCCGAGAAAGAGCCTTCGGTGGAGGTAGGCGGTGGTCAAAAGGGCTCTCCCTGATCGCTGTGAACGGTGCGGTTGGCTTCGACGACCGGCGCCCGGCCGAAGGTCCTCCGCCTCAGCCACTGGCGGCTCGGTCGCTCGACCAGACCATAGATGGCCGCCGCCGCTGCGAGGGTGACCGCCAGCATCGCCGCCAGTTCCAGAAGCCCCATTCGATAGTCGGCCGGCCAGCCCCCGATGGCCTGGGCGGCATTGCGCCAGACCATCAGGATCGGAATATGGACGAGGTAGAGGGCGAACGAGGCCTCACCGGCGAAGATTATGATCGGGTGCGACAGGAAGGTCCTGACACCGGCCTTGGTGAGCAGCGCCAGGGCGAGAACGAAAGGTCCCGCAGCGGCTACGATAAGACGATCGTCGGCCCCGATCTGCATGGCGAGCAAGAGCAGCGCGGTGGCTCCGACGGCGCCGACGATCGCGACGCGCGGGGACGGCGTCCAGCGCGTTCCGAGATAATAGAGACCAATCCCGAGCAGGAACTCCGGAATAATGCGCAAGACGCCCATATTGTCTTCCGCCCGAGGCAAAACCGAGCCGAACCACTGCCGGTAGATTGCATCCAGCAGGATGAACAGGCCTGTCGCCCCCGCCAAGAGCATCCATGGCCGCTCTCGAAATCGCAGGGCGACCGCAGCGTAGGCCGGAAAGGCGAGATAGACGAACCATTCGGCCGACAGCGACCAGGCGGGACCGTTCCACAGGACCATCCCGTCTCGGGGGAACCAGGCCTGCACCAGAAAGAGGGTGGTCAGGAAATCCCCAGCGTTGAACCGCCCGGGCTCCAGGCCGATGCCCAACACCGGCGCGGCGAGCACGAGCAACAGCATCGCCAACAGGATGAAAAGGTGCGCCGGGTAGATGCGCGCGAACCGCGCCGCGATGAACCGCCTGTAGTTCACCGGCTGATCACCTTGCAGGTAAACATGGGTGAGGATGAACCCCGACAGGATGAAGAAGATATCGACCGCGAGACGGGCCCGATTCAACAGTCCGGCGGCACCTTCGGGCAACGTCCATTGCAGCTGGTAGTGAAACAGGACCACGCCGAGCGCGAGGAAGAACCGCACCCCCGTCAGCGGATCGAGCCGGTCCGGGAACGGACCCGCGGCCGGATCTGTCCTTTCGCTCACAGCGCCTCCCCGACACGAGCGGGTCCTCCCGGACGTTCTCTGGTATCTACGCGGCGGACCTCTCGTCCCCTCGCAAGGGGCCGGACGATTTGGCGCGTATGGCAAAGGGGGCGTGACGCAGGTACGCAATGACTGATGAGATCGAACGACTGATAGCGGCGGAGGGGCCTGACGACGCGGGGCGGCTGGACGGCCTGGAAGAGGTTGTCTGGGCACGGATCGCCATGCGCCGGGAATCGGCGTCAATGGGACAGGTCCGGGTCGCCGCCGTGGGGCTGGCGCTCGTGCTCGGCGTGGCCAACGGTGGATTACTCCTCCTGGCGTCGCCCAGGCCTGAGCCCTCTGAGCTACGCATCTTCACCGTCTCGGCGGGCCTGTCGCCGCTTGGTCCACTGGATGCCCGGGGATGAGAGCGCGCTGGAAATCGATCGCCCTGACAGCCGTGCTGGCGGCGCTCGCCAGCGGCGCGGCGACCTGGGTGAGCGCAACCTGGGTCATGCGCGAGCGTCAGCCGCCGAGCCTGCATAGCGTCGTCCATGAGCAGTTGAACCTGAGCGCCGAACAGGATGGTCGTCTGGACGCGATCGAAGCGCGCTTCGCCGCGCGTCGCCCCGGGCTGGAAGCGGAGGTGCGAGCCGCCAACCGCGAGCTCGCCGCCGCCATCGCCGCAAGCGACGGGAACACGCCCCAGGTGCAGGCGGCGGTGGATCACTTCCACGTGGCCATGGGCGATCTGCAGAAGGCGACCATCGCCCACGTCTTCGAGATGCGGTCGGTGCTCACCCCGGCGCAGGCCGAGGTCTTCGACGCCGCGGTGGTGGACGCCCTGCGTGCCGACGCCGGCTAGGCGCGGCGCGTGGAGGGCGACAGCATTGAAGCGCGCGCGGCGGGCGGGGACAGGGGCGCCTTCAGCGCCTTGATGGCGGCGACCAAGGGCGATCTCTACAGGTTCGTTAGGCGCTATGTCGGCGACGAAGCGGAGGCGCATGACCTGCTCCAGGAAACGTACACGGCCGCCTGGCTTGCCCTGCGGCGGTACGATCCGGCTCGCCCATTCGACGTGTGGCTCCGGTCGATCGCCCTCAACAAATGCCGGGACTGGAGCCGTCGGCGTGCGGTGCGTCGGGTCGTGCGCGGCGTGATGGGCCTCGACGCCCCCGAAGCGTCAGCGGTTCGGATAGAAGCGCCGTCTCCCGAAACCCGACTGGACGATCGCCGTCGCGCCGAGGCGCTGCGTAGCGCGCTGACCCGCCTGCCTGACGGCCTCAAGGCCCCTCTCCTGCTCGCCACGCTCGAAGGTCGCTCGCACGGCGAAATCGCGACGATCCTGGGCGTCACGACCAAGGCCGTGGAGACGCGGATCGCCCGCGCCCGCAAGCGACTTGCCGAGGACATGGCCGTTCCTGACGGCGCTTGACCTCACAATCTCGACCGATGGCGAAGGGCATTATTTCCGAGGTGTGGCGACCTGCCGCAAGGGCGTTGGCGCCGACGTGCGTATGTCAACCAGAAGCCGCCACGCGTTCGAGGAAGACCCGCGCCTATGCCCATGCCAAATCTCGATCGCCGAATGCTTCTCAGGAGCGCCGCCGTTGGCGGCGGGCTGCTTGGCCTGCAGGGACTTCTGCCGGCGTGGGCGCAGACCGGATCGGCGGGGCTAAGAGCGGACTTGCCGGCGCTGAGCGGGCCCAACATCGACCTGACGGTCGGTCACTCGCCTTTCACGGTCGGAGGCCGGACCGGTCATGCCGTGACGATCAACGGGGTGCTTCCGGCGCCCTTGCTGCGCCTGCGCGAGGGACAGAACGTGCGACTCTCCGTGACCAACGGGCTGGATGAGGACACTTCGATCCATTGGCATGGCCTGTTGCTGCCGTTCCAGATGGACGGCGTCCCGGGCATCAGCTTCCCGGGCATCAAGCCGCGGGAAACCTTCGTCTATGAGTTCCCGATCAAGCAGTCGGGCACCTTCTGGTACCACAGCCACTCCAATCTCCAGGAGGCGATGGGCCACTACGGTCCGATCGTCATCGACCCGGCGGGCGCCGATCCCGTCGGCTACGACCGCGAGCATGTGCTGGTCCTGTCGGACTGGAGCTTCATGCACCCGCACGAGATCCTGGAGAAGCTGAAGAAGAGCCCCGGCTATTTCAATCAGCAGCGCACCACCCTGGCCGGCCTCATGGACGGCAGCGACCGCATGAGCCTGGAGGAGCGGCGCATGTGGGGCGAGATGCGGATGGACCCGCGCGACATCCTCGACGTCAACGGCTCGACCTACACCTATCTGATCAACGGCCACGGCCCGCAGGAGAATTGGACCGGCCTGTTCCGGCCGGGCGAGCGGGTGAGGCTGCGCATCATCAACGCCTCGGCCATGTCGATCTTCAACGTCCGCATCCCCGGCTTGCCGATGACCGTTGTGCAGGCCGACGGCGAGAACGTCCGCCCGGTCGAGACCGACGAATTCCAGATCTCGGTCGCCGAAACCTACGACGTCATCGTCCGGCCGACCGAAGATCGCGCCTACACCATCGTGTCCGAAGCGATCGACCGGTCCGGCATGGGCCGCGCGACCTTGGCCCCACGCCTTGGAATGACGGCCGAAGTCCCGCCGCTGCGCGAGGTCCCGAACCTGACCATGCGAGACATGGGCATGGGCGGCATGGACCATGGAAGCATGGCCGGCATGGATCATGGCGCGATGGCCGGCATGGACCACGGCGCCCCAGCCCAAGGCGCGGCGCCAGCGGGCGAGATGGGCGGAATGTCCATGGCCGGAATGAACATGCGCGATCCCGAGAACGCGCCCCCGGACATGGCGGTCGGCGTGGGCGTCGACGCGATCGCCATGGCCCCCGCCAACCGTCTCGGCGAGCGGCCGATCGGCCTGACCGACGTCGATCACCGCGTTCTCGTCTACACCGACCTGGTGTCGCTGCAGCCGAACAAGGACCAGCGCCCGCCGTCGCGGACCATGGAAATCCACCTGACCGGCAATATGGAGCGGTTCATGTGGGGCTTCGACGGCCGCAAGTTCAGCGAACTGGTCGAGCCGATCCGCTTCGAGCGGAATGAGCGGGTGCGCGTGACCCTGGTGAACGACACCATGATGGCCCACCCCATCCACCTGCATGGCCACTTCTTCGAATTGGTGACCGGCGGTCCCCCGGGGCATCAGCCGCTGAAGCACACGGTCAACGTCGCGCCCGGTGGCAAGGTGACGTTCGACCTGACCGCCGACGCGCCTGGCGACTGGGCCTTCCACTGCCACATGCTGATGCACATGCACGCCGGCATGTTCAATGTCGTGACGGTCCGGCCCATGGACGGAGTCGCATCATGAACCGCCTCGCCGTCGCCCTCGCGCCGCTAATTCTCGCCGCCAGCGCCTTTAGCGCCCAGGCGCAGGACCCGCACGCGGGCCATGTCATGCCGGCGACCCCGGCGCCGCGACCCGCGCCTGAACCGGTCGTCCGGTCTCAGACGCCCGCCCCGCCGCCCGCTCAGGACCCGCATGCCGGTCATGTCATGCCGCCCGCGCAAACACCGCCGGCGGTCGACCCTCACGCCGGCCATCAGGTGCCGGCCGAGTCCCCGGTCGTTGGTCCGCATGCGGGTCACGACATGTCGACCATGGCGCCGACGGCGCAGCCCGATCCGCACGCGGGCCACGACATGTCCGCCATGCCCTCCGCCCAGGCCGATCCCCATGCCGGTCATGACATGTCGACCATGAGCATGGGACCGCCGGACGTGCCGACCAGCGCCGACAATCCCGGCCGCCCTCCGGAGGATCCACTCCCGGCCGCCGCCCTGAGCGGTCCCGCGCACGCCGCCGATCTGGTCTTCGGCGCCGAGGCGATGGCCGCCGCCCGTGAGACCCTGGTTCGCGAAAACGGCGACGTCCGCACCACCGCCGTCATCATCGACCGTCTCGAAGCCGGCTTCGGCGATGCCGAAGAGACGTATCTCTGGGACGTTCAGGGCTGGAGCGGCGGAGACATCAATCGTTTCTGGTGGAAGTCCGAGGGCGAAGGCGACATTGGCGGCGAGTTGGAAGAGGCCGAGGTCCAGGCGCTTTACAGCCGCGCGATATCGCCGTTCTGGGATGTGCAGGCCGGCGTGCGCCAGGACTTCCGCGCCGACGGGGAGGACACGACGCACCTCGTCCTCGGCCTCCAAGGCCTTGCGCCCTATTGGTGGGAGATCGACGCCGCCGCCTTCCTGTCGACCGAGGGCGATCTGACTGCCCGCGTCGAGGCCGAATACGACCAGCGCATCACCCAGCGCCTGATCCTCCAGCCGCGCCTCGAAATCGACGCTTCGGCCAGCGACATTCCGGAGCTGGAGATCGGCTCGGGCTTGTCGTCCATCGAGGCGGGCCTGCGCCTGCGCTACGAGTTCCGCAAGGAGTTCGCCCCCTATGTCGGCGTTGAGTGGAGCCGGGCGCTCGGAAACACCGCCGACTACATCGAAGCCCGAGGCGGTGAGGCTGATGACACCCGCTTCGTCGTCGGCCTCAAGGCCTGGTTCTGACCCAAGGAGACCACCCCATGATCCGCATTCTCACCCTCACGGCCGCCCTGGCCTTCGCCGGCGCCGCCGCCGCCGCCGCCCAGGATCCGCACGCCGGGCACAATATGCAGACGCAGGCCGCCGAGCCTCAATCGGCCGTCACCACGGTTCCGGCAAACGGGGCCATGACCCACGGATCGCCAGAACGCTTCAGCGTCACCTTCCCCCATGCGATGGTCCTGAAGACGGTGACCCTGAGCGCCGAGGGGCAGGCCCCGGTGGTCGTGAATGCCCCCGCCGCACCGGCCGCCGCGACCGTCAGCGTGGCCCTTCCCCGGCTTGCCCCGGGAACCTACACCGCCGCCTGGACCGCCGAAGGGCCGGACGGTCACAAGATGTCCGGCTCTGTCAGCTTCATGGTTCACTAGGAGAACGACGATGCGAGTTTCCAACCTGCTGGCCGCCGCCGGCGCGATTCTGGCCCTGAGCGCTGGAGCGGCCCTGGCCGCCGAAGGCTGCGAATGCTGCAAGGACATGGCAGCTGACGCCGCCATGAGCTGCTGCGACAAGATGAAGTCCGACGCTCCGCCGCCCGCCGAACCCGCGCCGCCCGCGCCGGCGCCCTCGGATGCTCCGGCTCCCCAGGGTCACGCCGACCATAACTGACCGCCCGATCTGAACCACTCCGGCAGGCGCTCCGACGGATCGGAGGTCTGTCCGGAGCAGACAGGCGTCAACTCTCGGTCTTCGCCGCGCTGAGCCGCGCCGCGCTCCCTGTGACGCCCACTCCCGCAACCCGGATGAAACGGACGGTTTCGGCCCGCGTCCGCGGTTCGGCGACGAAGCCCGCGTCGGCGAAGGCGAGGTGCTGGGGCATTTGCTCCCTCGCCGGATTCGCGCGCCACCAGTCCTCCAGCGACGCCGCCTTGGGCAAGATGCCGCCGACGATCCGCTCGATGTCCCGAAACGACAGGTCCACCTCGGTGCCCTTCTGACGTCTGAGAAAGGCTGCGAGCGGCGTGTATTTAGCCATCTGGGTGTCTTGCTCCGCTGATGCCGGGGGTCAAGCCCGGCTGGCGCGCTTGCGCTGCCCGATCTAGAC
This genomic interval carries:
- a CDS encoding copper resistance system multicopper oxidase; translation: MPMPNLDRRMLLRSAAVGGGLLGLQGLLPAWAQTGSAGLRADLPALSGPNIDLTVGHSPFTVGGRTGHAVTINGVLPAPLLRLREGQNVRLSVTNGLDEDTSIHWHGLLLPFQMDGVPGISFPGIKPRETFVYEFPIKQSGTFWYHSHSNLQEAMGHYGPIVIDPAGADPVGYDREHVLVLSDWSFMHPHEILEKLKKSPGYFNQQRTTLAGLMDGSDRMSLEERRMWGEMRMDPRDILDVNGSTYTYLINGHGPQENWTGLFRPGERVRLRIINASAMSIFNVRIPGLPMTVVQADGENVRPVETDEFQISVAETYDVIVRPTEDRAYTIVSEAIDRSGMGRATLAPRLGMTAEVPPLREVPNLTMRDMGMGGMDHGSMAGMDHGAMAGMDHGAPAQGAAPAGEMGGMSMAGMNMRDPENAPPDMAVGVGVDAIAMAPANRLGERPIGLTDVDHRVLVYTDLVSLQPNKDQRPPSRTMEIHLTGNMERFMWGFDGRKFSELVEPIRFERNERVRVTLVNDTMMAHPIHLHGHFFELVTGGPPGHQPLKHTVNVAPGGKVTFDLTADAPGDWAFHCHMLMHMHAGMFNVVTVRPMDGVAS
- a CDS encoding copper resistance protein B; the encoded protein is MNRLAVALAPLILAASAFSAQAQDPHAGHVMPATPAPRPAPEPVVRSQTPAPPPAQDPHAGHVMPPAQTPPAVDPHAGHQVPAESPVVGPHAGHDMSTMAPTAQPDPHAGHDMSAMPSAQADPHAGHDMSTMSMGPPDVPTSADNPGRPPEDPLPAAALSGPAHAADLVFGAEAMAAARETLVRENGDVRTTAVIIDRLEAGFGDAEETYLWDVQGWSGGDINRFWWKSEGEGDIGGELEEAEVQALYSRAISPFWDVQAGVRQDFRADGEDTTHLVLGLQGLAPYWWEIDAAAFLSTEGDLTARVEAEYDQRITQRLILQPRLEIDASASDIPELEIGSGLSSIEAGLRLRYEFRKEFAPYVGVEWSRALGNTADYIEARGGEADDTRFVVGLKAWF
- a CDS encoding copper resistance CopC family protein; its protein translation is MIRILTLTAALAFAGAAAAAAQDPHAGHNMQTQAAEPQSAVTTVPANGAMTHGSPERFSVTFPHAMVLKTVTLSAEGQAPVVVNAPAAPAAATVSVALPRLAPGTYTAAWTAEGPDGHKMSGSVSFMVH
- a CDS encoding toxin-antitoxin system, antitoxin component, whose translation is MAKYTPLAAFLRRQKGTEVDLSFRDIERIVGGILPKAASLEDWWRANPAREQMPQHLAFADAGFVAEPRTRAETVRFIRVAGVGVTGSAARLSAAKTES